Proteins found in one Xenopus laevis strain J_2021 chromosome 1L, Xenopus_laevis_v10.1, whole genome shotgun sequence genomic segment:
- the LOC108713059 gene encoding calcium and integrin-binding family member 3 isoform X1 yields the protein MILECRKDKMVISDPCLCLTPAVAVFNISIFRDCIKAEQQKDGKGIWIRSSLKSWGTSKLFSLLNSLIHTRLFNRYRDLAPQLVPDDYTNKPDVKIPYELIGSMPELKDNPFRQRIAEVFSEDGDGNMTLDDFLDMFSVLSEMAPKDLKAYYAFKIYDFNNDDYICKSDLEKTLNKLTRNELTPEEVCLVCEKVIDEADIDNDGKLSLEDFQHMIVRAPDFLSTFHIRI from the exons ATGATCCTGGAATGTAGGAAGGATAAGATGGTGATATCTGATCCTTGCCTGTGCCTGACCCCTGCTGTTGCGGTTTTTAATATCTCAATATTCAGGGACTGTATAAAAGCTGAACAACAGAAGGATGGGAAGGGGATTTGGATTAGGAGCTCCCTAAAGTCATGGGGAACAAGCAAACTATTTTCACTGCTGAACAGCTTGATACATACCAG aCTTTTCAACAGATACCGGGACTTGGCACCACAGCTTGTTCCAGATGACTACACAAATAAACCAGATGTGAAGATCCCTTACGAGCTCATCGGCAGCATGCCTGAGCTTAAG GATAATCCTTTTCGGCAGCGCATCGCTGAGGTTTTTTCAGAGGATGGAGATGGGAACATGACATTGGATGACTTCTTAGATATGTTTTCAGTATTAAGTGAAATGGCACCTAAAGACTTAAAAGCTTACTATGCCTTTAAAATATATG ATTTCAATAATGACGATTACATATGCAAGTCAGACCTAGAGAAGACACTCAACAAACTTACTCGGAATGAGCTTACCCCTGAGGAAGTTTGCCTGGTGTGTGAGAAGGTGATTGATGAGGCTGATATTGATAATGATGGCAAATTGTCACTGGAAGACTTCCAGCATATGATTGTTAGAGCTCCAGATTTCCTCAG cactttCCATATCAGGATTTAA
- the fam32a.L gene encoding protein FAM32A, producing MAEYESVQKGTLKLKGVGDMSLGKKKKKKNKDNNKVMQEMITSKKNEEEKKKAAMDKRTPAQLAFEKMQEKRQMERILKKASKTHKQRVEDFNRHLDTLTEHYDIPKVSWTK from the exons ATGGCGGAATATGAGAGCGTCCAAAAGGGTACTCTAAAGCTAAAAGGAGTTGGCGACATGAGCCTGGGGAAAAA gaaaaagaaaaagaacaaagatAATAATAAGGTAATGCAAGAGATGATCACTAGCaagaaaaatgaagaagaaaagaaaaaggcagcaatGGATAAGAGGACTCCAGCACAACTAGCCTttgaaaaaatgcaagaaaagagG CAAATGGAAAGAATACTCAAAAAGGCTTCCAAAACACACAAGCAGAGAGTAGAG GACTTTAATCGACATTTGGACACACTCACTGAACATTATGACATTCCTAAAGTCAGCTGGACAAAATGA
- the LOC108713059 gene encoding calcium and integrin-binding family member 3 isoform X2 translates to MGNKQTIFTAEQLDTYQDCTFFTRKEILRLFNRYRDLAPQLVPDDYTNKPDVKIPYELIGSMPELKDNPFRQRIAEVFSEDGDGNMTLDDFLDMFSVLSEMAPKDLKAYYAFKIYDFNNDDYICKSDLEKTLNKLTRNELTPEEVCLVCEKVIDEADIDNDGKLSLEDFQHMIVRAPDFLSTFHIRI, encoded by the exons ATGGGGAACAAGCAAACTATTTTCACTGCTGAACAGCTTGATACATACCAG GATTGCACCTTCTTTACAAGAAAGGAAATACTCCG aCTTTTCAACAGATACCGGGACTTGGCACCACAGCTTGTTCCAGATGACTACACAAATAAACCAGATGTGAAGATCCCTTACGAGCTCATCGGCAGCATGCCTGAGCTTAAG GATAATCCTTTTCGGCAGCGCATCGCTGAGGTTTTTTCAGAGGATGGAGATGGGAACATGACATTGGATGACTTCTTAGATATGTTTTCAGTATTAAGTGAAATGGCACCTAAAGACTTAAAAGCTTACTATGCCTTTAAAATATATG ATTTCAATAATGACGATTACATATGCAAGTCAGACCTAGAGAAGACACTCAACAAACTTACTCGGAATGAGCTTACCCCTGAGGAAGTTTGCCTGGTGTGTGAGAAGGTGATTGATGAGGCTGATATTGATAATGATGGCAAATTGTCACTGGAAGACTTCCAGCATATGATTGTTAGAGCTCCAGATTTCCTCAG cactttCCATATCAGGATTTAA